CGCGCAGCTGCTTCGAGATCTGCATGGCCAGGTTGATCGGCACGGCGAACGACAGGCCCATGTAGCCGCCACTGCCGCTGTAGATCATTGAATTGATCGCCACCACTTCGCCTCGGCTGTTGAACAGCGGGCTGCCCGAACTGCCGGGATTGATGGCGACATCGGTCTGGATGAACGGGATCTCCCCGGCGCCGGCGATGAGTCGATCCTTCGCACTCACCACGCCGGTGGTGACGCTTCCATGAAATCCGAACGGCGCGCCGATCGCTGCCACCCAGTCGCCGGGCAACAGCTGCGACGAATCGCCGATGACCGCGACAGGCAGCCCCTCGGCGTCGATCTTCAGCAACGCGACATCGGTCTGCCGATCGCTGCCGACCAGCCGGGCCGTGAATCGGCGTCCGTCGTCCAGGCGGACCTGCGCTTCGTCGACGTGGCTGACGACGTGCGCGCTGGTGAGGATGAGCCCGTCGCTCGAGACGATGATCCCTGAGGCCAGATCCCGGATCTGGCTGATCCTGGCACTGGCCGGAAGCGGCCAGGCAAGCCGGTCGGCAAAATCGTTCTCGGGCGCGAACTCCAGGCCCATCTCGCCTTCGCTCTCATCGCGCCCGATGCGCAGGGTGCTGATGTCCACCACCGTCGCGCTGCGGCTCGCGACCAGCGTCGAGAAAGCCACCGCCGCCTGCGCGGAGGGTTCGCTGCCTGCCGGTGGAACCTGGGCCGGGCTGATGCCGCAGCCGCAGATCAGGCAGGCACAAGCGAGGGCCGAGAGAAGTTGGCGTGGCTGTCGCACGAAGCGCGGCGCGTCAGGACTGTTCCGGATCGTCACGGACCAGAAGGACAGGCACGGGACTCTGGCGTACCACCAGATCGGCGTCGCTGCCGAGCGCCAGACGGCTGAAACCGCGCCGCCCGTGCGTGCCCATGACGATCAGGTCGCAGCCCGAGCTGCGCGCCTCGTCGATCAGGATGTCCGCGATGCGGCCCTGCGTCACCTCGCGCAGGACGGTCTCTGCCTGAACGTCAGCGGCGGCGGCTGCGGCATGCGCCTTCGACAGCACCTCCTGGCCGTACTCGCGCACCTTGCGCATCGCGGCGTCGAAGCTGGAAACCGCCGACATTTCCATCAGCATCGGAAAGTCGTCGATCACGTGCAACAGACGCAGCTTGCTCTTCTGCTCGGCGGCGAGACGTACTGCTTCGCGCAGCCCGCGTTCGGCAGTGGCACTGCCATCCAGGGGAACCAGAATATGTTGGTACATGGCTTTTCCTCGTTCGTCGGCCGTCTTGAACTTGCTCGCGATCGGCCTGGTCGACGAGCCGGCTCATTGTTCATTGCTGGCGCATCGTCGGGCTTGCGCTGCGTCAACGTTCACGCATGCGCACTTTCCGGTTCTTTCGGCGGGGGGTATGGCGCACGGCCGCTGGCGCGGCGATCACACGCTGTACCTTGCCGCTGCGGCCGTACAGTGCCGGCTCCGCGCTTCGGCAGCGGATACGGATTCCTCGCGCGCCCTGGCCGCGCAGGAAGACCTCGAGCGCACCTCGGCCGCGCTCCAGCGCGGCAACGGCGTCCGCGCCGTGCAAGCTGGTGCGCAGCAGGAGCTCGGACGGCCCCTCCTGCACCAGCTGGAAATCGAACAGGCCGGCCTCGCTCTCCAGGATCGTGCTCAGAGCCAGCGGGAGGAGGGAAATGAGGTGGCCCGGGTCGCGGCCGAGCTGGAGGGTCTCGTCGCAGCGGCCCTCGACGTCGATGACAGGAAGATGCGATCCGCAGGGGCAGGGCTCGGCATGCAGCGTCACCCGATCGCCAAGGTCATAGCGGATGAGCGGCTGCAGGTGGTTGGCGAGGTTGGTGAGTAGCACCGTTGCACCCGCGGTGCCGCACGGGACGGCGCGCCCCTCGCCGTCAACCGACTCGAGGATCGCCCAGTCGCTGTTCAGGTGCAGGTGGCCCAACCGGCACTCGAAGGCCAGCGACAGGAATTCGGAAGCGCCGTAGCTGTTCGCGATCGGGCAGTGGAAGGCTGCCTGCACGAGTCGTCGCATGGCGTCGGAAAGGCCTTCCCCGCCAGTCCAGATCTCCTGCACCGGGATGTTCAAGCGACCAGCAAGCTGCTCCTGCGCCAGCAAGACCGCTGCGCTCGGGTAGGTGGCGATGACGGTGGGGGCGATGCTGTTCAGGTCTTCGACCAGCTGCGGCATGGGCTGCAGAAAGGACACGCTGTGGAGATTGCCCGTGAGAGCGGGATTCAGGCGCTTCAGGCGCGCCAGCGAGACCGTACTCGCAAAATGCCCGTTGGTGGCCCCCACGAAGGCGATGCGCTCGCCCAGGCACCACGGGTCCATCCAGGGACGCAGGGGTCGCACCGAAGGCCTGCGTAGCGCCTCGAGCGCATCGTA
Above is a window of Variovorax sp. RA8 DNA encoding:
- a CDS encoding trypsin-like peptidase domain-containing protein translates to MRQPRQLLSALACACLICGCGISPAQVPPAGSEPSAQAAVAFSTLVASRSATVVDISTLRIGRDESEGEMGLEFAPENDFADRLAWPLPASARISQIRDLASGIIVSSDGLILTSAHVVSHVDEAQVRLDDGRRFTARLVGSDRQTDVALLKIDAEGLPVAVIGDSSQLLPGDWVAAIGAPFGFHGSVTTGVVSAKDRLIAGAGEIPFIQTDVAINPGSSGSPLFNSRGEVVAINSMIYSGSGGYMGLSFAVPINLAMQISKQLRATGAVRRARLGAEFQEMTPLLAESFGLALPAGALVVNVEADSPARRAGLAAGDIVTAIDGARFSHFSELLQQVAGHTPGTRSRLELWRRGETHTIWVTLSEQPGARFPSPGNTEPEWNDGLGLSLGELSAATRQQLRIDAGLLVRESSGLARSEGIRAGDLIVAINDKRLERVDDFRLALTHVTAGRTVALLVMRDRRLAYVPIRISARPVSH
- a CDS encoding phenylacetate--CoA ligase family protein; its protein translation is MLSFDPWLAGAVAAQVAAGGCVDAGALAALRAQRLGELVETAARRSPLYGRLLAGRRSASVRLADLPIVRKRELMAHFDEWVTDPDVRLEDLRLFVSDPASIGAPYRDGYTVWESSGSSGEPCIFVQDRKAMAVYDALEALRRPSVRPLRPWMDPWCLGERIAFVGATNGHFASTVSLARLKRLNPALTGNLHSVSFLQPMPQLVEDLNSIAPTVIATYPSAAVLLAQEQLAGRLNIPVQEIWTGGEGLSDAMRRLVQAAFHCPIANSYGASEFLSLAFECRLGHLHLNSDWAILESVDGEGRAVPCGTAGATVLLTNLANHLQPLIRYDLGDRVTLHAEPCPCGSHLPVIDVEGRCDETLQLGRDPGHLISLLPLALSTILESEAGLFDFQLVQEGPSELLLRTSLHGADAVAALERGRGALEVFLRGQGARGIRIRCRSAEPALYGRSGKVQRVIAAPAAVRHTPRRKNRKVRMRER
- a CDS encoding universal stress protein; translated protein: MYQHILVPLDGSATAERGLREAVRLAAEQKSKLRLLHVIDDFPMLMEMSAVSSFDAAMRKVREYGQEVLSKAHAAAAAADVQAETVLREVTQGRIADILIDEARSSGCDLIVMGTHGRRGFSRLALGSDADLVVRQSPVPVLLVRDDPEQS